A segment of the Lolium perenne isolate Kyuss_39 chromosome 3, Kyuss_2.0, whole genome shotgun sequence genome:
cTTTTATTCCGCCGTCGCGTCACCATTAGACTCCACTCCCCACCTCGATCGCGTAGCTACCTAGTGCCGCTACGTGCTAGCAGCACTTCTTCTCCAACGAGTCGCAATCTCCGGAattccccaccaccaccaccgcgagTGAAAAGCGCTCCCCTTCCTTTTCCGCTTATCTTTCCCTCCCCGGTGGTTTCTTGCCCAAGTTGGTGCAGCCAGTAGGAGCAGTGCTGCGGCACAGTGGTAGCAACGCGAGTCCGCGAGAGAAGTAGGCGGCGGGGTTTCTGACGGCGATGTCGTCGTCGCCGCCCGCCGCGCCAGCGCCGGCTTCGCCGCCGACCAATCGCACGGCGCCTCCGCCGGCGTCATCGGCGCCACCCCCTGCCAACTCCTCCTCCCCTCCCCCGCCGGCGCCTCCGGCCTCCTCGCCACCCCCTTCTCCCCTGCCGCCGCCGGCGACGCCCACGCCCTCCGCGCCGGCGCCGTCGTCCGGCAGCACTCCCACGACCCCATCCACCCCTCCTCCGGCGACGCCCTCGCCCCCGTCGACCACGCCGTCTCCGCCCTCCGACAGGTCCCCGCCGTCACCCCCGGCGGCCTCGCCGCCGCCCTCGTCGAGCTCGGGGCTCACGACGCCCGTCGTGGCGGGGATCGCGGTGGGCGGCCTCATCGCGCTGCTGCTCGCCAGCCTGCTCTGCTTCTGCTtgctcaagaagaagaagaggcggcaccacccgcaccacccgccgcccccgccgccgccccaccacCTGCACTACTACggccacccgccgccgccgccaccaccgccgcccttCAAAGGTGAGACGGCCTCCCTTGACTTTCTCGAGGAGCGGATACAGATCTCTCTTCTGATTGCGCTCTTTGTCTCACTACCAAGTCACATCGCTGTCGCTTGCGATTGTTTGCTGTTCTTGCCGTGACTTCTGACGTACAAGTGTGACTTACGTTCCAGTTTTTTTTCCCTTTTGAGAATCATTTAATCATCTTGTAATAATGACTCTATGTCTCTATGTAAATAATACTGATGAAAACATCAAAAAATCCGGCAGAATATGCATCTTAATTTGCGACTCCTAAATATGGCTGATTTTAGAATACGGCAGTGATCATCTGGATTTTCATCCGTGTTTACCAAATGGTATTTgataaaaaaaaaatacaacacGCACTAGGTCTGCATGTTGTGCCATTGCTTTCTGGGGTTAATGGAATCTCTTTTATGTAAGGTTAATCTATGAGTAGTACTATTGTTAATGTGTTTACTTCAATCTCAAACTTTCTGCAATCATTTCATCTTTATTAGATTCCGCAACAGGGGAATTCTTCTGTACCAATAGCTATTGTCAACACTGAGTTACTAACATCTTTAAGGACAATCCTTGTTCTGCTGCAGGGGATCAATACGGTGGGGCGTACCAGAACTGGCAGCATAATgcccctccaccaccaccacctgatCATGTGGTGAAGATGCATTCACATCCTCCCCCCAAACCGGCTCCTCCTCCTGTCAATGTAAACAGCAGTGGCTCCGGTTCAAATTACTCAGGCGGCGGTGAGAACCGAAACCCGCATTCGCCACTCGGAAACGCCCTCAGCTTCTCAAGATCCACTTTTACCTATGAAGACTTGGCCGTGGCGACCGACCAGTTCTCTGACGCTAATCTTCTCGGACAAGGCGGTTTCGGATTTGTTCACAAAGGGGTACTCCCGGATGGCACGGAAGTTGCTGTGAAGCAGTTAAGAGATGGGAGTGGCCAGGGAGAGCGTGAGTTCCAGGCAGAGGTTGAGATTATCAGTCGAGTGCATCATAAACATCTCGTGACATTGGTTGGTTATTGCATTTCTGAAGAAAAGAGATTGCTTGTCTATGAGTTTGTTCCCAACAACACATTAGAATTCCACTTGCATGGTATGATTTCTTTCTGTGTTTCAATCATTACCATGTCTTCTCTTTCAAAATGCCTTTTAGTTCTAACGATGGAAGTAAATTAGGACATCTTTTGTAAGTTTAGTTCTATTTTTTCGTAAATTTCCTGGTTATATCCTTTTTATGATTATCAACTGCCATATGAGTTGTGAGCTAGTAAATATCCAGGTGATTTACAAAGTTAAACCTATGATATTAGacaattttatttactttctggcTATGAAAAAGAAACCTTGTTCTAGTAAATTCGCAATTTTAACAATTGATTGTTCAGAGAAAGAAATACCATGACTTGCTACAGTACAATTAAATAGCAGGCTACCGGCCACTCTCTTAACTGTTATGTAACAATAAGCAACGACCGGAGTTCGATTCCTGTCAGGGACGAATTTCGGAATTGTCACGccaagtcccgcttctactatatcaaaaagtgtctagttcctcctagacacgGTTTCATTTTTCGTTTAAAAAAAAACTGTTATGTAACAATAAGCACAACAATACCCATTCAGTCGATATCAGCGTTAGCGCCGCGTTTCTTCAACCTTTACCTTTTCTCAGATTTTCTCTAAAAGGACAATACTTTCTCATCTTTTCATGTAGATTCAGAAAGCATATCTCTGAAGCTCATGTTGAAACAATCTGCATTACCTGTGGTGCACATAACACCTTTCATGCAAAACATCTGCTATACTCATTTGGTCTATATTCCCTTGAACATTTTTTTCAGACCTTAAGGATTATTTTCACCTTCTTTTCAGGTAGGCGTGGACCAACCATGGATTGGCCTGCAAGACTACGTATTGCTTTGGGTTCTGCAAAGGGATTGGCATATCTTCATGAAGACTGTGAGCTCACACCCATACCTAGTTGTTATGCTTTTAGTTTTCTTTCACGAAAAAGGTATGTAGCTGTTTGTCTCATGATTTTACTATTTTTATTTCACAGGCCATCCTAAGATCATTCATCGCGACATAAAGGCAGCAAATATTCTTATGGATCACAGATTTGAAGCTAAGGTACTATATGCATTTCTTTTTGTTCCATTTCTATGTAAAATGCCGAGCCTTCCTTTTCCCATGGTCCCAACTAGTTGATATAAGTAAATTCAGAATGTCAAACTAGTTGATATAAGTAAATTCAGAAACTGACTACAGCTTCGATAAACTGATGTCTAACCAATCATTATAAACAGAGTCAATATCAGCATACTGATACAGACTGTTGGATGCGTAATTCACGAAGTAAACCTTCATTTTACAGGTGGCAGATTTTGGACTTGCAAAATTAACTCCTGATAATGACACCCATGTTTCCACCAGAGTAATGGGCACATTTGGGTAAGTTCAACCTTCCAGTGAAAccttatcttttttttttggtgTGGTGGTGGTGTGGGTAGTGAAATATTATCTCAAATGCTTGAAAATATAGGCTCAAAAGATGGTATATTTAGTTAGCAGTTGATAGGTTGTAGCAACTAACATGCAAGATCTGATGCATGAAAATTACTGAATAATCTTGACCTTGCTTTTAGGTACCTTGCACCAGAGTATGCTTCTTCTGGCAAGCTCACTGAGAAATCAGATGTCTTCTCGTTCGGAGTAATGCTTCTTGAGCTAATAACTGGGCGCCGTCCTGTAAGTTCAAAACAAGCACATATGGATGACAGCTTGGTTGACTGGGTAAGTTAAATTTGTTGTCCGCCGTGCTGTTACTGGCAGCGTCAGCTTATTTCTTGTGTAGTTTTACTCATTTTAGATTCACTTAAGGGTCTACTTGTAGAAGGAGTATTTCTTGGTCAATTTGTATTTGATGGTGTTCCTTTCTCTCTGCAGGCGAGGCCTTTAATGACGCGAGCACTCCAAGACGGTAATCACGATGCTTTAGTTGATCCCCAGCTGGGGACGGAGTTCAATGATAACGAGATGGCAAGGATGATAGCCTGTGCAGCTGCATGTGTACGCCATTCTGGACGGCGACGTCCACGAATGAGCCAGGTACATTCTATGCCGGTTTCTTCTTTTGTATCCTAGTCTCGTCGACACAATTCATCTCTCTACTTCGACCTCATTTCTGTTGTGCTCTGGAGTGAAGCTAACCTCGATGTAACAAACAGGTTGTTCGGGCCTTGGAAGGCGATGTATCACTTGATGATCTGAACGAAGGCGTTCGTCCTGGCCACAGTCGGTTCATGGGATCGCACGCAAGCTCCGAGTACGACACCAACCAGTACAACGAGGACCTGAAGAAGTTCAGGAAGATGGCACTTGGTACCAGCAGCTTCCAGAGCAGCCAACAAACGccgtccagcagcgagcacggccAGCAGGACCCGTCCACCGCAGGCAGCGATAGCCATCATCAGACGCAGGAGATGGAAATGGGGACTACAAAGAGAGACGGCGGCGAACCTGAAGCTTCAGTTACATGACCCCTTTCTTTTGCTGGAAAGTTTCATTGACAGCAAATGTGTAAATCCCCATCTTAGCCGAGTTGACATAAGCTGCTAGCTGACTTGCTTGCAACGAACAAAGAGAACATATGTTGTTGAGATATATAGTTTTTTTTTTGTAGCCGCGTCTATGTTCTTTTTTATCGTCACCGATTCATGCAGTGTcattggcattgttttttttttggtctaatgtactccctccatctcatGAAGATTgtctgagatttatcaaaatttggaTGCATGTAGATTCAAATTTTGATAAATTTCAGACAACCTTCATGGGACGGAGGTCTTACATTGGCTGTCGTCTGGCATAGAGTTATGCTTGGAGGAAAATTCCTAGTGAAATGTGAAGAAAAATATTTTTAGCATGACGTGTGGAAGGGTGATTGTCCCTCAAGGCCTTATTTGGCACAAGAGCTTTTCCTGAGGTTTGCATTTTACTTTCCCAGCACAaccgaatactcctgaaaattctACAGGCCTTGTTTGGTAGCCTGGTTTTTAACTTGATACACGGGTACCAGCCGAGCTACTTACTCGAAAATACACGTTGTAGCTCATTTGGCACCCCGGTTTCTAGTTGTGTAAGCCCAAATAAACCCCTGGAAACACGTCTGATTAGCCCATTTTTAAAACACGAGGTGGATCTAGCGTTTTTTACACGGGGAGTGctgtacaccgacctggtcggtgtgtaCGGGCCACCGCACACCCCACCGACCAGGCCGGTTGGTTGGGCCGTGGCCCATTAATAGTGGGtacgtttttttcttttttttgctgTTTCATTTTTGTtaatatttttctttttcaatatctaactttaaaaaaaatatttcggagaacaaaatttcaaaatctgttcagattcgaaattttgaaattaaaaatgttcagattttgatTTAATTTTGTTCAAAATTAAAAATTATTCCGAAATTTGGAAATTCGTTCAAGActaaaaatttgttcaaatttcgaaattCGTTCAAATTTCATAAACCGTTCGAAATTTTTTTGTTCAAAATTAAAAATTCTTCTGAAATTTGGAAATTCCTTCAAGACTAAAAATTTGTTTAAATTTCGAAATTcgttcaaatttcaaaaaccgtTTGAAATTTTTTTGTTCAAAATTAAAAATTCTTCTGAAATTTTGAAATTCGTTCAAGActaaaaatttgttcaaattcgaaattcgttcaaattttaaaaatcgttcaaattttaaaaatcattcaaaacttaaaatttgttcaaatttcaaaattcgttcaagattaaaatttgttcaaatttcgaaattcgttcaaaaaaaattcaaaacttgaacatttttcaaaatttataattttcgaaaattatttttaaacataaaataaaacgtgagaaaaaaagaaacagtgaaaaagaaaacagaaaagaaaaaaaacagaaaagagaaaagaaaaggaaaaaagaaagaaagaaacaggaaaatacgcctaaccgggccggcccacaccgcgcgcgggggtgtgcggcgcggtgcaggtgccgacctggtcggcatatAGGAATTCCTTTTTTACACTCCGTTTCTTGGTTAGGAGAAGGGAATCGGGTGTTCACCAAAAACACGGTAGAAAATACACTAAGAAACATTAAAATCCACTCTTTCCAAACAAGGCCACAGGGGTTGTTTGGCAGGCCAGGCTTGGACGGTCTTAACACCAGCAACTGCCTGAAAACTCGTCGTTTCCCAGCCCAACCGAATACTCCCAAAAACTCTCCAGGGGCCGGTTGACAGGTTTGGACGGGCTGAACGCCAACAACCACTTGAAAACTCCTTGTCAGGACGAATCTAACCGATGGCCGAACCAGTAAAGTTCAACATACCTGAGTTTCAAGGAGGTGATGGTCAACAGTATTTTGAGGCAAGCAGAACCCAGTTGAGCAAATACCACAATTTGCAGTGGCAACACTATGCAATGGTGGAGAGGCACTGGTTTCGCACCTAACATAATCCCTTATACAAGTTTGACTTCAATCATATCTTATATGCGGAGTAATATGAAACAGAGGGAGCATCAACCTGCTCGAATACGTATTGGTATTATTGGTATTGCAGTGACTCCACCGGAACCAGATAAATTTGTATGAACCTAACTGATTCAGGACTTTTTACGGTTAAATCTATGTACCTAGACTTGATGAATGGGCATACTAGATTTCTTCGTAAATATTTGTGGAAAATGAAAATCccgttaaaaataaaaaaaaatatgtGGTTCCTTCATAATAAAGTCTTATTAACAAAGGACAATTTGGCAAAACGAAATTGGAATGGCTGTCAGAAATGTTGTTTCTGTGATTCTAACGAGATTGTTGATCATTTGTTTCTCAACTGTCCGTTTGCAAAGATAGTTTGGCGTATGGTGTATTTTGCTTTTAATATACCCGCGCCAAATAGTATTAATAATATGTTTGGTAACTAGTTAAATGGAGTTAGCAAATGTGATAAGGCTCGAATACGTATTGGTATTGCAGCTTTATGTTGGTCTCTTTGGACAAGTCGGAATGACATGGTCTTTAACAAACAAAAATCTAGtaatttcttgcaggttattcgGCGAGCTGCGCACTGGATTCACTTATGGGCGTTCCTTCTCCCGGAGGAGCAACGGGGGCATATGGCTTAGATGCAACCTATTTGATGATTGCTCAGATACTTTTTAAAGTCTTGGATGGCGACACATTAGCAGATTATCAAATTGATAGTTTCTTTATGTGTCTCATTTTCctttggttgattcatgtatcgacGTTGGCCGATCCATGATTGTAATCGTTTAAACTACCGCATACTCTGAACTCTTTTTAATAAAGAAAGCTGTGTGCATcagttgatgcagaggctggggctatgctccCATTTTGAGAAAAAAAAATCAACCTGCTCGAAACCAAGTATATTGCGAGCCTACTAAGCAAACTGGTCCAAGGCCTTGCAAATATAATACATGAAGCTAGATTAAAAAAATACTTGTTACAATTGCAAAGAACTCGGTTTCGTGACCATAAGCAACTTTGTCTAAGTTTAGCACAAAAACACAAATTCAAGCTGTGTATGTTACTGAATATGACGAGGAGATAGATGAAGAAGAGGCCCTCCCTAAGCATGATGCTGCTCTCAAACTATCTATACATGTTCAGTGTTAAGAATCCATTGTCGACGATCATAGGTTGGTCATCGCTACTTACTGCTTCGCACCAAGGGCAAGCATCTGACGCCGTAGATAATCAAACGAACGGGCTGGATGGACCTCTGAAAGCAGGTAAAGATTGGTGCTGCTCTGAACTTTTTTAGCTGTTGTTAGTCTGAATCCAAGCTCGACCCTATCAAGAAGAAAGCTAATGCCGAACGAGATACCGTTGGCTTCAGAGAGAGAGCCAGAGAGATACACGCATGGATTCGTTGGACACCAGCCTGTATGCTGCTCTGTTCTCTCTCGTTTTGTTTCTTGCTGGCTAAAGCATCCCTATGCTGCTGGTCTGTATCGCCGCAATCATGCAGCTCCAGTTAGTTAGTTGGGATATGATACACTCCAAGACAAAACCAAGTACTAGTACTCGGTAATATTTTGCATTTGGTTGACGAAAGGTGCTGGCCGGTTGCTGAATATACTGAACTGACATTAGGTGCCACATGCTTAGCGTAGCCCCAAAACAGAATACATCTACTATACATATACATCTTAGCTCGGCTTTCTTGATGACATTTGTAAGTCGCATTATTTAGAGATATATCACAATGAGTCAGCAGTTCGTCACTCACTCCTCAAATCGAAGAAAAAGACAGTCGGCACTACAAGTGCTCATGTTCGTTACTTAGACGCGGATGACCCGCGTCGCAATAGTAATTGTAGGTAGAACATGTCCATCATCTGGACTAATTCTACATCTCCGTATAGTTTATTCATGACAGATAACAAAAAGAGTATCTCCTTTTTTATTTGACCTTTTTTTTTGCGTGTAACTTTTTTTATTTGACCTGACtatcttctttcttttttatatcaCACAAGAACAGTATCTCCTTTTTTTTTGAGATCAGAACAGTATCTCCTGACTGTCAAGAATACGGCTGTTGGAGTTTTCAGACCTGGAAACTCAGTTGACGGAATAATCAATAACTCTTCCCTGCAGCGCATCCATCCAAACAAACAGGTGGAACAGCCTTCCATCAAAACGCCCTCTGTCTTTCCGGTGACAACGGACACACGGCTGCCACTCCTATCCCAAAGCAAATCAGAAACCGAAGCGCAAAATCTCCCGAGATCCTCCTCGCTCGGACCTCAGCCCGCCCGCCTACCCTCTCTCCCCAGATCCGCGTCCATGGGGTCGCGCCGGAGAATGCTCCTCAAGGTCATCATCCTCGGCGACAGCGGGTGCGCCCCTCGAtcacacctttaccccaccttttTTATCTTCTGTGTTTTCCGGGGTGATTTTCCCACTGTTTTTCTGATCTCTCCTGCGCTTTCTTTCTTCTTCCGTTGTCAGGGTCGGGAAGACGTCGCTGATGAACCAGTAAGGCCAAACCCGCAATCCCGCCTCGTCTAATACGTCTAATTTGGGTTGTTTCAATCCGTGGGGTTTCGCGGCTCTGAACGATTGTGTGCGCAGGTACGTGAACAACAAGTTCAGCAACCAGTACAAGGCGACCATCGGCGCGGATTTCCtcaccaaggaggtgcagatcgaCGACCGGCTCTTCACTTTGCAGGTCTGCCATAAACTTCGTAGCTCAATCATTGCCTTCTACTAGTAGTTCTTTTCTTCTGTTAGGCGGTTGCTGTGTGTTCTTAGAATTTTGAAGGTAGTAATGGATTTTATGCTATTTGAGATGTGATGCACTTGTGCTCCTGTCAATGGAGTCAGATAGGCTCGTCGATTATCGCTGTAGTTTGTTTATGACAGGCTAAGTAGGCTGCTGCCTCATGAGTGAATTACTTTGATCATATTAGTGAGACTTTTAGTTAGTTTTTTATTCTGAAGATTGCTATTTCTGCAAACACCCTATTGGCTTGCTTACTGGAGAAGTCAATGATCACTGACTAGAAAAAAACAAATATGAAAAGAGGGGATATGCCAGGTTACAGCTGATTTCTACGCCCGCTCAATCGGGCATTCAAACAGGTTGCCAGTTTTAAGCATGCTGGGGTATATCCCGTGGGGTGTTTTCCATTTAGCGGGTGCCAATTGTAAACCCTTCTGAATTCAATATGGATCTCACCTATCATCATATCATAATTTAATAATTGGTTTTCTTCGTTTAAGAAAGAAGCTTGTAGAAGGTTCATTATCACTTTGCCTAGCTAATTTGAGAggcacatgtcatgataaatcctGTTGATACACTACGTGGAGCATTAAGCATGATGCATAATAAATCATATCAATTCAGCTCTAGTCTGCACTGCCTATTATGGGGCAAATGCGTAAGGATGAGGACTAGGACTTAATTGCCCACGGGGAACAAAATAGAGACCTTGCATGAGAATTGCAAGTCAATAGTTTTAGATAGAAAAGAAAGCTGGCAAATGCTGAAAACAGGTCAACACCAGTGTGTTTGATGGAAGAAAATTAAAACTGTGCAAGCCCATATGCAACAAGACTAAGCTAACCCTTTGCATTGACCAAGGAAAACACATAGGTACTGTTACCTAAGTTTATGGACCATTTACTTAATCTTTAGTTAAGACTGAGATTTTAGATTTTTATGACCGGGCATGAATCATTATGTAGAGCTGTTATCTGCTGGTAATCTACATTCCTTTAAATCGAAGTAAGTATTGAATGTTGATACATTCAAGCCATGGCATCCTTTTGTGTTGACCAAAACAGGGAATGGATGAGCCTGTTCGTGTGCATTGTTAGTGACGTTCATCGCTTATTCATCATATTCAAATCAAGGATGTGGCCATATGGGATAGTCGAACTATTATTTTATTACATATACCTGTTTTCTTATTCTAGCAGACGGAATTGAATTGGTCTAATTTAGGACTTTCCAATCTATTTTTATCATACATCTGTTTTTTGAGCTTTGCCTGCTAGTTCAATAAATAAACAAACAAGTGCAATGTGTTTTATGGTCTACTTGTAAGTTTTTTTTATACTTAGTTTGCTGCCTTATTCCATTGCAGCTGGCTGAATTTATGTACCACATACTTGATGATTATGGATAACTGTTCAGTCATGAAAATTCTAGAATATGTAGAATAATCTTTAGTACAAATGAAAACATTTGTACCTTTCTCATCTTTAAGTAAAGATGGGGAAGACAATCTATATCGTGCTGTAGGTTTTGTTAATATTTGTCCAGCGATGTTACAACTTATTTTTTGTTATTCACATGATTCAGTGAAGCAACTCCAGATATTTCTGCTCTAGTTAACTGATCATTACTTTATGCCTGTAGCATGTTAAAATTTCATATCTTGCAATTATAGCACTAGAATGTATGGCTATCAACTTGGTTCCTTCTGAAAAATAGTTTCCACTCACCCACACTTGCATTTCCCTGAAACTCAGATATGGGACACAGCAGGACAGGAACGTTTTCAGAGTCTTGGCGTGGCATTTTATCGTGGAGCTGACTGTTGTGTTCTTGTATATGATGTCAATGTAACCAAGTCATTTGAAAAACTCAACAACTGGCGTGAGGAATTCCTAATCCAAGTAAGCCACTTGCTTAGTTCGAAATAAGATTGAAATGTACTGCATCATGTTGTATTGAAAGCTTGACTGTTCTTGTTACAGGCTAGCCCATCAGATCCAGAGAATTTCCCTTTTGTCTTACTTGGAAATAAGATTgacgttgatggtggtaatagcaGGACTGTAAGTATTTGTCATGATATTGTGCTATTCACTACTTCCTCCGTCTCATCATACTTGTCTGagattgtcaaaatttgaatgtatctagatgttatttagtatctagatacatccgaatttagataaatatcggacatatttcatgggacggagggagtagtatttacTCTTGGTTTACTTAATATTGTATACTGATTTTGAGATAATTTGTTTTCTCAGGTCTCTGAGAAGAAGGCTAAAGCATGGTGTGCTTCCAAGGGAAACATGCCTTACTTCGAGACGTCTGCTAAAGAAGGCTTCAATGTGGAAGCTGCTTTCGAGTGTATAGCAAGGAATGCTATCAAGAATGAACCTGAAGAAGATGTGTACGTTTACTTCTTGAAGTAGATGCATTGTTTAGGCACAAAAATACTTTTTGCTCAATACAGAAATGCACTAACAATATTTTAGGCAGGTAGATTGATGCTTTGCTAAATTTTGTAGATATCTTCCTGATACAATTGACATGGGGGGTGCTGGAAGGCAACAGCGCTCGTCATCAGGCTGTGAATGCTAGAAGATATGGATCAAGTGATCTCCTCTGTTGGTTCTATTGGTACAGTGATGCTTGCTTTTCGGTATCCGAGTTTGATATATTTAGTTTGAAAGCTGCTATTTGTATCAATCGCTACATATTGTTAGTCTCTCCAACGGAAATTGGAGAATTTGTTGATTAACTTATGATTCTTTGTATGAGCGCTAGATGGTATAGATTTGGTATTATTTATAGTCTATGCGAGCTTTTGATTGTTGTGGTGCATATATATCTTGGAAGATCAGATTTTTTAATGAAGATTGTATATGAACAGTAGAGGGACCAAATCCTATTCTACCCATTTTGATGGTAGAGTCAGATCTGTATCTATATGGTTTGCATGTTGCCTACTTTTTGCTCTTTCGTTCTTGTCTTCTACTGATGTACTCCCTTTGTTCGAAAATAATTGTCGCATATTTATCTAGATTCACATATATCTATACGCCTTTTATTGTTTATTACGGATACATACGAATCTAGTTAAATGTGCATCCAAACGGAGTTAAGCGGAACCAGATCCTCTAACGGGCGAAAGAGAAAAGTCAGGAAGCTACAATGGTGAGCTAGTGTAAAATGAAGAAGCAAAGTCAGGACACTCTAGATCATCTAAACTAAAAACATAGCAGGTCAGAATTTTGATTGCAAGTAATTATTTTAAATGGATACCACCTATTTATATTGCGCATGTTAATTTAGATCAAATTCGTCCTAATCATATGGATATGAAGAAAGAATGTAGGTTACCTGACTTTGCGCCTTCACGTTAGAGAATCTGGAGCCGGTACGTTCCATGTCTTTATACTTGCAATTCCTTGCTACGGTGATGTGGTTCAGTTTGGGGCCCACTTGTTCGCTGTGTAGGCCCCAGAACCACTTGTGTTAGACTGACAATTCTTCTGCATCGATCGTGCTTACTTTGGACGTTGTCAGGCATGAGTGATAACGtcttcatcttttttttttttgccaacaTCATCCCATCTCCagcccacgaaggagaagcccaagCTATATGTGGAATCAGGCGAGCTCTGACTCGGCAGCTTGGATCGAATCAGCATCTTGGATCGAATCAGATGTAACTGAATCCCTTATCTTCCACTACTCTGCCTTCTTTCTCCCGCAATTCATGAAAAATTTGTAAAACTCTGATGGTACCTTGCATGATGCTGACCTAGATCCTAGCAAAACACCTTCGGTGTACCCTAGATCGGTGCGACAGAAATCTAGTGAGTCACGGCGACGAAATCTGGCCGTCTAAACTTTACCAATCGAGTACAAATGGCGGAACTCTCGATCGCCGATCTCTGCAACCTCCTCGCGGCCACCGTGGAGGCTAACAAGGCGACGATGGAGGCAGGGCAAACCAAAGTTACCCGCCTCTCGGAGATCA
Coding sequences within it:
- the LOC127341979 gene encoding proline-rich receptor-like protein kinase PERK15; translation: MSSSPPAAPAPASPPTNRTAPPPASSAPPPANSSSPPPPAPPASSPPPSPLPPPATPTPSAPAPSSGSTPTTPSTPPPATPSPPSTTPSPPSDRSPPSPPAASPPPSSSSGLTTPVVAGIAVGGLIALLLASLLCFCLLKKKKRRHHPHHPPPPPPPHHLHYYGHPPPPPPPPPFKGDQYGGAYQNWQHNAPPPPPPDHVVKMHSHPPPKPAPPPVNVNSSGSGSNYSGGGENRNPHSPLGNALSFSRSTFTYEDLAVATDQFSDANLLGQGGFGFVHKGVLPDGTEVAVKQLRDGSGQGEREFQAEVEIISRVHHKHLVTLVGYCISEEKRLLVYEFVPNNTLEFHLHGRRGPTMDWPARLRIALGSAKGLAYLHEDCHPKIIHRDIKAANILMDHRFEAKVADFGLAKLTPDNDTHVSTRVMGTFGYLAPEYASSGKLTEKSDVFSFGVMLLELITGRRPVSSKQAHMDDSLVDWARPLMTRALQDGNHDALVDPQLGTEFNDNEMARMIACAAACVRHSGRRRPRMSQVVRALEGDVSLDDLNEGVRPGHSRFMGSHASSEYDTNQYNEDLKKFRKMALGTSSFQSSQQTPSSSEHGQQDPSTAGSDSHHQTQEMEMGTTKRDGGEPEASVT
- the LOC127341980 gene encoding ras-related protein Rab7, with protein sequence MGSRRRMLLKVIILGDSGVGKTSLMNQYVNNKFSNQYKATIGADFLTKEVQIDDRLFTLQIWDTAGQERFQSLGVAFYRGADCCVLVYDVNVTKSFEKLNNWREEFLIQASPSDPENFPFVLLGNKIDVDGGNSRTVSEKKAKAWCASKGNMPYFETSAKEGFNVEAAFECIARNAIKNEPEEDVYLPDTIDMGGAGRQQRSSSGCEC